Proteins co-encoded in one Pogoniulus pusillus isolate bPogPus1 chromosome 15, bPogPus1.pri, whole genome shotgun sequence genomic window:
- the POLR2F gene encoding DNA-directed RNA polymerases I, II, and III subunit RPABC2 isoform X3, protein MSDNEDNFDGDDFDDVEEDEGLEDLENAEEEGQENVEILPSGERQQANQKRITTPYMTKYERARVLGTRALQIAARKIPIIIRRYLPDGSYEDWGVDELIITD, encoded by the exons ATGTCTGACAACGAGGACAA CTTCGACGGAGACGACTTCGACGAtgtggaggaggatgagggccTGGAGGACCTGGAGAACGCGGAGGAG gagggacaggagaacgTGGAAATCCTCCCCTCGGGAGAGCGGCAGCAGGCGAACCAGAAGCGGATCACTACCCCCTACATGACCAAGTACGAGCGAGCCAGAGTGCTGGGCACGCGTGCCCTCCAGATCGC AGCCCGCAAGATCCCCATAATCATCCGTCGTTACCTACCAGATGGGAGCTATGAAGACTGGGGTGTGGATGAGTTAATTATCACAGACTGA
- the POLR2F gene encoding DNA-directed RNA polymerases I, II, and III subunit RPABC2 isoform X1 codes for MSDNEDNFDGDDFDDVEEDEGLEDLENAEEEGQENVEILPSGERQQANQKRITTPYMTKYERARVLGTRALQIAMCAPVMVELEGETDPLLIAMKELKARKIPIIIRRYLPDGSYEDWGVDELIITD; via the exons ATGTCTGACAACGAGGACAA CTTCGACGGAGACGACTTCGACGAtgtggaggaggatgagggccTGGAGGACCTGGAGAACGCGGAGGAG gagggacaggagaacgTGGAAATCCTCCCCTCGGGAGAGCGGCAGCAGGCGAACCAGAAGCGGATCACTACCCCCTACATGACCAAGTACGAGCGAGCCAGAGTGCTGGGCACGCGTGCCCTCCAGATCGC GATGTGTGCCCCTGTGATGGTGGAGTTGGAAGGAGAAACGGACCCCTTGCTGATTGCCATGAAAGAGCTCAA AGCCCGCAAGATCCCCATAATCATCCGTCGTTACCTACCAGATGGGAGCTATGAAGACTGGGGTGTGGATGAGTTAATTATCACAGACTGA
- the POLR2F gene encoding DNA-directed RNA polymerases I, II, and III subunit RPABC2 isoform X2, with protein MSDNEDNFDGDDFDDVEEDEGLEDLENAEEEGQENVEILPSGERQQANQKRITTPYMTKYERARVLGTRALQIAMCAPVMVELEGETDPLLIAMKELNFGHLKSLCSIDP; from the exons ATGTCTGACAACGAGGACAA CTTCGACGGAGACGACTTCGACGAtgtggaggaggatgagggccTGGAGGACCTGGAGAACGCGGAGGAG gagggacaggagaacgTGGAAATCCTCCCCTCGGGAGAGCGGCAGCAGGCGAACCAGAAGCGGATCACTACCCCCTACATGACCAAGTACGAGCGAGCCAGAGTGCTGGGCACGCGTGCCCTCCAGATCGC GATGTGTGCCCCTGTGATGGTGGAGTTGGAAGGAGAAACGGACCCCTTGCTGATTGCCATGAAAGAGCTCAA CTTTGGACACCTGAAGAGTCTCTGTTCCATAGATCCTTAA
- the C15H22orf23 gene encoding UPF0193 protein EVG1 isoform X1 gives MQALRRGSSTAARGGGGGGHAAEPARYSPGTRELLRVMMKESKLTCFQRRYLMDCVKRGDTLPLQLHPTSSKEPELAVPAFSPPVCQHSRLSAKPHLRPAKVCQAGDAYSREKFKPQARRDLEKEKQRLQNILATGKDVVKCNMRQAQVQKEEEEIPELDHFEELVNEVQERREFLAEMEALGQGKKYRSIVLTEISQKMREMEIIDKKRSEETRESMTKDFPGGNKSDPHDETKRKTQVQFVPACSS, from the exons ATGCAGGCGCTCCGGCGCGGGAGCTCGACGGCGGCGAGGGGAGGTGGCGGCGGCGGTCATGCTGCCGAGCCGGCCCGGTACAGCCCGGGGACCCGGGAGCTGCTACGAG TGATGATGAAGGAGTCGAAGCTAACGTGCTTCCAGAGGCGGTACCTGATGGACTGTGTGAAAC GAGGAGATACCCTGCCCCTCCAGTTGCACCCCACGTCTAGCAAAGAGCCAGAGCTTGCAGTGCCTGCTTTCTCCCCACCAGTCTGTCAGCACAGCAGGCTTTCAGCTAAACCACATCTCCGGCCTGCCAAGGTCTGCCAGGCAGGAGATGCCTACAGCCGAGAGAAATTCAAGCCCCAGGCAAGGC GAGATTtggaaaaggagaagcaaagacTCCAAAACATCTTAGCAACAGGGAAGGATGTGGTAAAGTGCAACATGAGGCAGGCTCAGGttcagaaagaggaagaggagatccCTGAACTTGACCACTTTGAAGAAT TGGTGAATGAAGTTCAGGAGAGGAGGGAATTCCTGGCAGAGATGGAAGCTCTAGGACAGGGCAAGAAGTATCGAAGCATTGTCCTCACTGAAATCTCACAG AAAATGCGTGAGATGGAGATCATTGACAAGAAGAGAAGTGAGGAAACGAGAGAGAGCATGACAAAAGACTTCCCTGGTGGGAACAAATCCGATCCCCATGACGAGACCAAGAGAAAAACACAAGTGCAATTTGTTCCTGCCTGTTCTTCCTAG
- the C15H22orf23 gene encoding UPF0193 protein EVG1 isoform X2 produces MMKESKLTCFQRRYLMDCVKRGDTLPLQLHPTSSKEPELAVPAFSPPVCQHSRLSAKPHLRPAKVCQAGDAYSREKFKPQARRDLEKEKQRLQNILATGKDVVKCNMRQAQVQKEEEEIPELDHFEELVNEVQERREFLAEMEALGQGKKYRSIVLTEISQKMREMEIIDKKRSEETRESMTKDFPGGNKSDPHDETKRKTQVQFVPACSS; encoded by the exons ATGATGAAGGAGTCGAAGCTAACGTGCTTCCAGAGGCGGTACCTGATGGACTGTGTGAAAC GAGGAGATACCCTGCCCCTCCAGTTGCACCCCACGTCTAGCAAAGAGCCAGAGCTTGCAGTGCCTGCTTTCTCCCCACCAGTCTGTCAGCACAGCAGGCTTTCAGCTAAACCACATCTCCGGCCTGCCAAGGTCTGCCAGGCAGGAGATGCCTACAGCCGAGAGAAATTCAAGCCCCAGGCAAGGC GAGATTtggaaaaggagaagcaaagacTCCAAAACATCTTAGCAACAGGGAAGGATGTGGTAAAGTGCAACATGAGGCAGGCTCAGGttcagaaagaggaagaggagatccCTGAACTTGACCACTTTGAAGAAT TGGTGAATGAAGTTCAGGAGAGGAGGGAATTCCTGGCAGAGATGGAAGCTCTAGGACAGGGCAAGAAGTATCGAAGCATTGTCCTCACTGAAATCTCACAG AAAATGCGTGAGATGGAGATCATTGACAAGAAGAGAAGTGAGGAAACGAGAGAGAGCATGACAAAAGACTTCCCTGGTGGGAACAAATCCGATCCCCATGACGAGACCAAGAGAAAAACACAAGTGCAATTTGTTCCTGCCTGTTCTTCCTAG